A genome region from Anastrepha ludens isolate Willacy chromosome 3, idAnaLude1.1, whole genome shotgun sequence includes the following:
- the LOC128857966 gene encoding integrator complex subunit 6 gives MTIILFLVDTSASMCQKAYVNGVQKSYLDIAKGAVETFLKYRQRTQDCLGDRYMLITFEEPPSNVKAGWKENHATFMNELKNLQSNGLTSMGESLKNAFDLLNLNRMQSGIDTYGQGRCPFYLEPSVIIVITDGGRYSYRNGVHQEIILPLNTQIPGTNFTKEPFRWDQRLFSLVLRMPGNKVDERVEGKVPHDDSPIERMCVVTGGRSYRVRSHHVLNQCIESLVQKVQPGVVLQFELMLPKEGLPNEAMQDIIFQPMKKMIYVQKHITQKTFPIGYWPLPEPYWPDPKAVTLPPRDAHPKLKVVAPAVDEPQMVRSFPVDKYEIEGSPLTLQILQKREMNKCWQVIISNGMHGFDLPFGYLKASPNFTQVHLYVLAYNYPALLPLLHDLIHKYNMSPPNDLMYKFNAYVRSIPPYYCPFLRKALLNINVPYQLLQFLLPENIDNYLSPNIANQLKHIKNTAKQDQENLCMKVYKQLKQPKPPYRQIETAKLNPGVPLRRDLVRHPLLRETFSKLHAEIEPLENYTIVVPQLTRQSSAKSYRNPFDIPRRDLMEEIARMRDAVLRPAPTSLVAKDSGHCLPIAEMGNYQEYLKNKDNPLREIEPTNVRQHMFGNPYKKDKHMVMVDEADLSDVAPMKSNNGAGGPPLPGVPGGIGPKKIDASRTRKRKAGPIRKDYIFRRTSTDVRPSTPSLSVTSSISSSASVSSLSDFDEDSVSETASISSGMSDDGDSDRLVVAFDFNEDEPGDPLINGYVRNFINGINDESSCDSDMIVPSVGPLNSTAGIAVGILPLTPVAQMQTNSSVLTPMSPPGSPQPYMNSYGQPIMTSADALPAVGSIVAPSVLANANQSITPNVFASSLQINGNALLGIPAAAAPVGTPVPIAAVATPLIVSPAPAYQHNDINDAQEISRILQQCHNGTSNISNTTSAPNLELAVNAGAIKMETELALMPPPSSTTNSLTPVTLSANFDTLKRESMANNAGVCNSNHLPNHNQHNNINSLSNNIGNGNIQRNSSIISSPPPLTDEQRDAARKHNLEIRTQVFRDIRRPGRNYSQLLEHLNLIKGDYDMKSNFIKMCISESMRFRRKQMMNSIQEWWDKKQEQSQATTTS, from the coding sequence ATGACCATTATACTATTTTTGGTTGACACGTCCGCGTCGATGTGCCAGAAAGCGTACGTAAATGGCGTACAAAAGTCGTATCTGGACATAGCGAAGGGCGCTGTGGAAACATTTCTAAAATATCGTCAACGCACACAGGATTGTCTTGGGGATCGCTATATGTTGATAACTTTTGAGGAGCCCCCCTCCAATGTCAAGGCCGGGTGGAAGGAGAATCACGCAacatttatgaatgaacttaAAAATCTGCAAAGTAATGGACTAACTTCAATGGGTGAATCGCTAAAGAATGCCTTCGATTTACTAAATCTGAATCGCATGCAATCCGGTATCGACACTTACGGTCAAGGTCGATGTCCCTTCTATTTGGAACCGTCTGTAATAATTGTGATCACTGATGGTGGACGGTACTCGTACCGTAATGGTGTACATCAGGAGATCATACTGCCGTTGAATACACAAATACCCGGAACCAATTTTACAAAAGAACCATTTCGATGGGATCAACGACTTTTTTCCTTAGTTCTACGCATGCCTGGCAATAAGGTCGATGAGCGTGTTGAAGGTAAAGTACCGCATGACGATTCGCCAATTGAGCGCATGTGTGTCGTGACGGGCGGGCGTTCGTATCGTGTGCGTTCACATCATGTACTCAATCAATGTATAGAGAGTTTAGTACAGAAGGTGCAACCGGGTGTTGTGCTACAGTTTGAACTAATGCTACCGAAGGAGGGTCTGCCAAATGAAGCTATGCAAGATATTATATTCCAACCAATGAAGAAAATGATCTACGTGCAAAAGCATATCACACAAAAGACCTTCCCCATCGGATACTGGCCATTGCCGGAACCATACTGGCCGGATCCGAAAGCTGTTACATTACCGCCGCGTGATGCGCATCCCAAACTAAAGGTAGTAGCACCTGCCGTCGATGAACCACAAATGGTGCGCAGTTTTCCCGTCGACAAGTACGAAATCGAAGGCAGTCCACTAACGCTACAAATACTTCAAAAGCGTGAAATGAATAAATGTTGGCAGGTAATTATATCGAATGGGATGCATGGATTTGATTTGCCATTTGGCTACTTGAAGGCTTCTCCGAATTTTACACAAGTTCACCTGTATGTGTTGGCATATAATTATCCGGCATTACTGCCGCTACTGCACGACCTCATACACAAGTATAACATGAGCCCGCCCAATGATCTTATGTATAAATTTAATGCTTATGTGCGCTCAATACCGCCCTACTACTGCCCATTTTTGCGGAAAGCGCTGCTCAACATCAATGTACCGTATCAACTGCTACAATTTCTGCTGCCAGAAAATATTGACAACTACTTGTCCCCGAACATTGCCAACCAGTTGAAGCATATCAAAAACACCGCTAAGCAGGATCAAGAAAATCTCTGTATGAAGGTATATAAACAGTTAAAACAGCCGAAACCACCGTATCGTCAAATCGAAACAGCAAAACTAAATCCGGGTGTACCGTTGCGTCGCGATCTTGTACGACATCCTTTGCTGAGAGAAACCTTTTCCAAATTGCATGCAGAAATTGAGCCACTTGAGAATTACACCATTGTCGTGCCACAGTTGACACGCCAATCTTCGGCGAAATCGTACCGTAATCCGTTCGATATTCCACGTCGTGATTTAATGGAAGAAATAGCGCGTATGCGTGATGCCGTTCTTCGACCAGCGCCAACAAGTTTAGTGGCTAAAGATTCGGGGCACTGCCTACCAATTGCCGAAATGGGCAACTACCAGGAATACTTGAAGAATAAAGATAATCCATTGCGCGAGATTGAACCAACGAATGTTAGGCAACATATGTTCGGCAATCCGTATAAAAAAGACAAGCATATGGTCATGGTGGACGAGGCTGATCTCAGCGATGTTGCTCCAATGAAATCAAATAATGGAGCTGGCGGTCCGCCACTGCCGGGCGTACCAGGCGGCATTGGTCCAAAGAAAATCGATGCATCACGTACGCGTAAGCGAAAGGCAGGCCCAATTCGTAAGGATTACATATTTAGGCGCACTTCCACAGATGTGCGACCCAGCACACCGAGCCTGTCTGTGACGTCTTCGATTTCCTCGAGCGCCTCGGTTTCCTCGCTATCTGACTTCGATGAAGATAGCGTTTCAGAGACAGCGTCCATATCGTCAGGCATGTCAGATGACGGAGACTCGGATCGGCTTGTGGTGGCGTTCGACTTCAATGAAGACGAACCCGGGGACCCGCTAATAAATGGCTATGTACGTAATTTTATTAATGGCATCAACGATGAAAGTAGCTGTGATTCTGATATGATCGTGCCCAGTGTTGGCCCGCTGAATTCAACGGCTGGTATTGCGGTGGGCATTTTGCCACTGACACCTGTTGCACAAATGCAAACCAACAGCAGTGTATTGACTCCTATGTCACCACCCGGCTCGCCACAACCCTATATGAACAGTTATGGCCAGCCAATTATGACGTCCGCAGATGCATTGCCTGCTGTTGGCTCAATAGTGGCGCCAAGCGTATTGGCTAATGCTAACCAATCAATAACACCCAACGTCTTCGCGTCATCGCTCCAAATCAATGGCAACGCTTTACTTGGTATTCCTGCTGCGGCAGCGCCGGTGGGCACACCAGTGCCCATTGCAGCAGTGGCCACGCCGTTAATTGTGTCCCCAGCTCCTGCCTATCAACACAACGATATTAATGATGCTCAAGAAATTTCTCGCATATTACAGCAATGCCACAACGGCACTTCTAATATATCGAATACAACTTCCGCGCCGAATCTTGAATTGGCAGTCAACGCAGGTGCGATTAAAATGGAAACGGAGTTGGCACTAATGCCACCACCATCATCCACGACAAATTCGCTAACACCTGTGACGCTTTCCGCCAACTTTGATACACTGAAACGCGAGTCAATGGCCAATAATGCGGGCGTATGCAACTCTAATCATTTGCCCAATCACAACCAACACAACAATATAAACAGCTTAAGCAATAATATTGGCAATGGAAATATCCAGCGTAATTCTAGTATCATTTCGTCGCCACCACCTCTCACAGATGAGCAGCGCGATGCAGCGCGCAAACATAACCTAGAAATTCGAACACAAGTTTTTCGCGATATACGGCGTCCAGGCCGAAATTACTCGCAACTATTGGAGCATCTTAATCTAATCAAAGGTGATTAtgatatgaaatcaaatttcataaaaatgtgcATCAGCGAATCTATGCGTTTTCGGCGGAAGCAAATGATGAACAGCATACAAGAGTGGTGGGATAAGAAGCAAGAGCAATCACAGGCGACAACAACAAGTTAA
- the LOC128857969 gene encoding regulator of telomere elongation helicase 1 homolog yields the protein MPEYIIAGIPVHFPFEPYDVQTAYMEKVINCLRDGTNGVLESPTGTGKTLSLLCASLAWLLSRRADLQSMLQRNVAGGATSQQGVPELNAIQGRNANWGIPKIIYSSRTHSQLTQAMQELKRTSYSFMRAVVLGSRDQLCIHPEVMREQGNSNKVQLCKLRIQTRTCSFYNRVESKKDSPELKESPIMDIEDLVKVGQKLKVCPYYASKELTSEADITFMPYNYLLDPKARKANKVELGNTIVILDEAHNIEKICEESASVQIRSSDIALAIDDVTHVMKAMMNENSLDFMSGDEPKDFKLEDLALLKEMLLDLEKAFDNIVVENKAEGTTFPPSYMFELLAAAKITPAIAPATISLLERLIQYMTVQSQNSAFRKGASFETFSNLLSVVFVKKDDIVEKVHRSFKVHVQIEEVKQQNKGSNKDGWLSKASSNSTVSTKLPKIINYWCFNPGFGMEQLLNAQTRSIILTSGTLAPLKPLIAELAVPIAQSLENPHIVNQSQVFVKIIGTGPDREQLISNFANRDNPKYLSSLGQTILNVSRIVPDGLLVFFPSYPLLNQCVNAWQASGVWAEVCRHKPIFVEPRSKESFTTTMEEFYKSIHDTKGACFMAVCRGKVSEGLDFADRNGRAVIITGLPFPPMKDPKVILKKRYLEDNRTKENELLTGQAWYSLEATRAVNQAIGRVIRHRHDYGAILLCDVRFAQPNQVSQLSKWVRGHLGATPKSVPFGSIVRELREFFRNADKTLPKPKERSIEALVSETCEEAGIVHSRYFSDPKLVLEAKQKFATAHSMAIKVEKTNTIESWTPDDYKTAAGRSQNSQIPSAMDFMSRLDTNVKAIDFNSASSSAQVSIYKRERNSPIASPSSSGQSSSVLPTNSKKKRYKLITDTSVPESPTSSTQFALNEFGFKSKTKLSHDAPVIEKEAPQERVEFLRILRSSLPPDDFSAFTAGLMAYSRQDEFEEFLKILVRIMGKPELHYMLRGMRRFIKSSHKLLFDEGTAHILS from the exons ATGCCGGAGTACATTATCGCAGGAATACCAGTACATTTCCCTTTTGAACCATACGATGTGCAGACGGCTTATATGGAAAAGGTAATCAATTGCCTGCGTGATGGAACTAATGGTGTATTGGAGTCTCCAACCGGAACGGGTAAAACACTTAGCCTTCTATGCGCATCCCTAGCCTGGCTACTGTCCCGAAGAGCAGATTTGCAATCGATGCTACAAAGGAATGTGGCAGGTGGTGCAACGTCCCAGCAAGGCGTTCCTGAATTGAATGCAATACAAGGGAGAAACGCTAATTGGGGCATTCCGAAAATTATATACTCCTCGCGTACACATTCTCAATTAACACAAGccatgcaagaattgaagcgtACTTCTTACTCATTTATGCGTGCAGTAGTGCTCGGTTCACGCGACCAGTTGTGCATTCATCCAGAAGTTATGCGCGAACAAGGGAACTCCAACAAAGTACAACTTTGCAAATTGCGTATACAGACGCGTACATGTTCATTCTATAATCGTGTCGAATCGAAGAAAGATAGTCCAGAATTAAAAGAATCGCCGATAATGGATATAGAAGATTTAGTCAAAGTGGGGCAGAAACTTAAAGTGTGTCCTTATTATGCATCCAAAGAGTTGACCAGCGAGGCGGATATTACATTTATGCCGTATAACTATCTATTGGATCCCAAAGCACGAAAAGCTAATAAAGTGGAATTGGGCAATACTATTGTGATATTAGATGAGGCTCACAATATCGAAAAAATTTGCGAAGAGTCAGCATCGGTGCAAATACGTTCATCAGATATAGCGCTGGCTATTGATGATGTGACGCATGTGATGAAGGCAATGATGAATGAAAATTCATTGGATTTTATGAGCGGTGATGAACCGAAAGATTTCAAACTCGAGGATCTAGCGTTACTGAAAGAAATGCTCCTGGACCTTGAAAAGGCGTTTGATAACATTGTGGTTGAAAACAAAGCAGAAGGAACAACGTTCCCGCCTTCGTACATGTTTGAGTTGTTAGCCGCAGCGAAA ATAACTCCAGCTATAGCACCTGCAACTATTAGTTTACTCGAACGTCTAATTCAATACATGACTGTTCAGTCACAAAATAGTGCATTCCGGAAAGGTGCTAGCTTCGAAACATTTTCCAATCTTCTAAGCGTTGTATTTGTTAAAAAGGATGATATTGTAGAAAAGGTTCACAGAAGTTTTAAAGTGCATGTACAGATTGAGGAAGTAAAACAACAGAACAAAGGTTCTAACAAAGATGGCTGGCTCTCAAAGGCATCAAGTAACAGTACGGTTTCGaccaaattaccaaaaattattaattactgGTGCTTCAATCCCGGCTTTGg CATGGAACAACTTTTGAATGCTCAAACACGCAGCATAATTTTGACAAGTGGTACTCTAGCGCCTTTGAAGCCATTAATAGCGGAATTAGCCGTACCAATTGCTCAAAGTCTCGAAAATCCGCATATTGTTAATCAATCgcaagtttttgtaaaaatcatTGGTACAGGACCCGATCGAGAACAACTGATATCAAATTTTGCTAATCG TGACAATCCCAAGTATCTTAGCTCCCTGGGTCAAACAATACTCAATGTGTCACGCATCGTGCCAGATGGTTTACTCGTTTTCTTCCCTTCATACCCTTTGCTCAACCAGTGCGTGAATGCTTGGCAGGCAAGCGGGGTATGGGCTGAAGTGTGTCGACATAAACCGATTTTTGTAGAACCACGCAGCAAAGAAAGCTTTACCACAACTATGGAGGAATTCTATAAGAGCATACATGACACTAAGGGCGCTTGTTTTATGGCAGTATGTCGCGGCAAAGTATCTGAGGGTCTCGATTTCGCCGATCGCAATGGTCGTGCGGTTATTATTACAGGTTTGCCATTCCCGCCAATGAAAGATCCGAAAGTTATCTTGAAGAAACGCTATTTGGAAGATAATCGCACTAAAGAAAATGAA CTACTAACAGGTCAAGCATGGTACAGCTTGGAAGCGACTCGCGCCGTTAATCAGGCGATTGGACGCGTCATTCGTCATCGGCATGATTACGGCGCTATCCTATTGTGTGATGTACGCTTTGCCCAACCTAATCAGGTGTCACAATTATCGAAATGGGTGCGCGGTCATTTAGGTGCGACACCAAAAAGTGTGCCCTTCGGTTCGATTGTGCGGGAATTACGTGAATTCTTCCGAAATGCTGACAAAACA cTGCCAAAACCGAAAGAGCGCAGCATAGAAGCACTTGTAAGTGAAACATGTGAGGAAGCTGGTATCGTTCATAGTCGCTACTTCTCGGATCCGAAGCTGGTGCTTGAAGCGAAACAAAAATTTGCTACAGCACATTCAATGGCGAT AAAAGTTGAGAAAACCAATACTATTGAAAGCTGGACACCTGATGACTACAAAACAGCCGCAGGACGCTCACAAAATAGTCAGATACCTAGCGCTATGGACTTTATGAGTCGGCTTGATACTAATGTTAAG GCTATAGATTTTAATAGCGCCAGCAGCAGTGCTCAAGTTAGCATTTACAAACGTGAGCGAAACTCGCCGATTGCAAGCCCAAGTAGTAGCGGCCAAAGTTCTAGTGTATTACCTACCAATAGTAAGAAGAAGCGCTACAAATTAATTACGGATACCTCTGTTCCTGAGTCACCCACAAGTAGTACACAGTTCGCTCTAAATGAATTTGGTTTCAAATCGAAAACGAAATTATCGCATGACGCTCCAGTAATAGAGAAGGAAGCGCCGCAAGAGCGCGTGGAGTTTTTAAGAATA TTACGGAGTTCCCTGCCACCAGATGACTTTAGTGCTTTCACCGCAGGGCTGATGGCATATAGCCGTCAGGATGAATTCGaagaatttctgaaaattttggtgCGAATAATGGGCAAACCCGAATTGCATTATATGTTACGTGGCATGCGACGATTTATAAAAAGTTCGCATAAATTGTTGTTTGATGAAGGCACGGCACATATTTTGTCATAG
- the LOC128856449 gene encoding uncharacterized protein LOC128856449: MVEEGGCLRQTGASLSSSMVANASAGNNVKGGKYVWTDRELLMHLQNYTPLILLIDFVEKTRTKRFYEAGERYEILMLIFIMRKGAPFCENKRFPEEYWVNLSVGPIAEAFDRLSAAIDIPDPQLPIHMTVTDLTSWKQMFDAAMLDIRRFAYYTEPQQLAEIGVFNRNTFEERFGLHWRIE, from the coding sequence ATGGTTGAGGAAGGCGGTTGTCTCAGACAAACAGGCGCTTCACTTTCGAGCAGCATGGTGGCCAACGCCAGCGCAGGCAACAATGTCAAGGGCGGCAAATATGTGTGGACGGACCGTGAATTGTTGATGCACTTACAAAATTATACACCACTAATCTTGCTTATCGATTTCGTCGAAAAGACGCGGACGAAACGTTTCTATGAAGCAGGTGAACGCTACGAAATACTTATGCTGATATTTATCATGCGCAAAGGAGCACCCTTTTGTGAGAATAAGCGttttcctgaagagtattgggtGAATTTATCGGTAGGGCCCATTGCCGAAGCATTCGACCGTTTGTCGGCCGCCATTGATATACCGGATCCACAGCTGCCCATACATATGACCGTTACCGATTTAACCAGTTGGAAGCAGATGTTCGACGCAGCAATGCTAGACATACGTCGATTTGCGTACTATACAGAGCCGCAGCAGTTGGCCGAAATCGGCGTTTTTAATCGTAATACATTTGAGGAACGTTTCGGCCTGCATTGGCGTATTGAATAG
- the LOC128857970 gene encoding DNA replication complex GINS protein PSF1-like: MAKSNKMFADKAFELIKELERSSQTIPPFDDDGVRQVLEEIKAIFEENCAQAANYSTSGDRTLWPLLNYRHAALQRNKRCLLTYLYQRLLRIKTLRWEFGPIIPADIKASLCEPEVNFFNTYSKSLASYMRSIGDGQGIDLTGDLRPPKSLYIEVRCVEDYGKFELEDGEVIYLKKNSQHYLPRAQVESLVRQGILQHIA, translated from the exons atggcAAAATCGAACAAAATGTTTGCTGATAAAGCCTTCGAGCTAATTAAAGAGTTGGAACGTTCTTCACAAACAATTCCCCCTTTCGAT GACGACGGCGTACGACAAGTGTTGGAGGAAATCAAAGCTATATTCGAGGAGAATTGTGCACAAGC CGCCAACTACTCAACCTCAGGCGATCGTACCCTATGGCCTCTGCTTAATTATCGTCACGCTGCTTTACAAAGAAACAAACGTTGCCTTTTAACATATTTGTATCAGCGTTTGCTGCGTATTAAAACGCTTCGCTGGGAATTTGGGCCAATTATTCCTGCGGACATTAAAGCTTCATTATGCGAACCTGAGGTGAACTTCTTTAATACATACTCAAAATCTTTAGCTTCCTACATGCGTTCCATTGGTGATGGACAGGGCATAGATTTGACGGGTGACTTGCGCCCACCGAAATCGCTCTACATAGAAGTGCGATGTGTTGAAGATTACGGTAAGTTTGAACTTGAGGATGGCGAAGtaatttatctaaaaaaaaatagtcagcacTATTTGCCACGGGCCCAAGTCGAATCACTAGTACGGCAAGGAATTTTACAACATATTGCGTAG
- the LOC128857973 gene encoding protein lin-52 homolog, which produces MSNPHRSRTLLKGSIMKEDSPEDGLYSLEKLRTSPELWPEKIPGISNFIAMSDTPIRTPVPQWSKDLSQEDINAMMQLSNMPFSNLIMEIKKMYDEAYQLGVSEAKEMTRGKYLGIFNNAKKKSI; this is translated from the exons ATGTCGAATCCTCACAGAAGTCGCACGCTTTTAAAAg GGTCTATAATGAAGGAGGACTCTCCTGAAGATGGACTGTATTCGTTGGAGAAGTTACGGACTTCCCCAGAACTGTGGCCTGAAAAAA TTCCTggtataagtaattttattgcAATGAGTGACACACCTATACGTACACCGGTACCACAGTGGTCGAAGGACCTCTCCCAGGAAGACATTAACGCTATGATGC AGCTAAGCAATATGCCGTTCAGTAATCTTATAAtggagataaaaaaaatgtacgatGAAGCATACCAGCTGGGTGTGTCGGAAGCCAAAGAAATGACACGCGGCAAATATTTGGGTATATTTAACAATGCTAAGAAGAAATCTATTTGA
- the LOC128857971 gene encoding pseudouridylate synthase RPUSD2: MHLTKFGTFYRMLPGFQNQVVLKMPRHAQTQHGDATVDEENIVLLKNILYQPVPTTEPLTCTWFYNVDPSVVPVRRHTTTVNNLELKVGHPEKRKAEDVEQTEALKKARFETKALKAKRPGFSDDRYDETSYYFENGLRKVYPYYFTFTTFTKGRWVGEKILDVFSREFRAHPPEEYKRSILTGSLKVNYEHVPVDYILKHNDLLSNTVHRHEVPVTDQSISIVHMDEDIVVINKPASIPVHPCGRYRHNTVVFILAKEFNLKNLRTIHRLDRLTSGLLLFGRTPKKARLLEQQIRNRDVEKEYVCRVDGNFPDGVVECKEPIEVVSYKIGVCKVSLKGKECSTTFEKIGYNGTTSVLLCKPLTGRMHQIRVHLQYLGYPIVNDPLYNHEVFGPLKGRGGDIGGRTDEELVKDLIHVHNAENWLGIDGDFGSEGLNLPKQDFIANGSTVPETTTNTDLPAADVINTNTNLAEQNNEGHPNKVTVGTQTGHDPPDFAYNKAKLSVDKDCYECKVRFKDPKPKDLIMYLHAWKYRGPGWQYETQLPDWAGSDWKETTE, translated from the coding sequence ATGCATTTAACGAAATTTGGAACGTTTTACCGTATGTTACCAGGTTTCCAAAATCAAGTTGTACTTAAAATGCCACGACATGCTCAAACGCAACACGGAGACGCGACGGTGGATGAAGAAAACATAGTGCTATTGAAAAACATACTCTACCAACCTGTTCCCACTACAGAGCCGCTGACTTGCACGTGGTTTTATAATGTCGATCCCAGCGTAGTACCAGTTCGTAGGCACACAACAACGGTTAACAATCTTGAATTAAAAGTCGGTCATCCGGAAAAGAGAAAAGCTGAAGATGTAGAGCAGACAGAAGCATTAAAAAAAGCTAGGTTTGAAACGAAGGCCTTAAAAGCAAAACGCCCAGGATTCTCCGATGACAGATATGATGAGACCTCTTACTATTTTGAAAACGGATTACGAAAAGTTTATCCTTACTATTTCACCTTTACTACCTTTACCAAAGGACGTTGGGTAGGTGAAAAAATATTAGATGTATTTTCTCGTGAATTCCGCGCCCATCCACCCGAGGAATATAAGCGTAGCATATTGACCGGGTCACTTAAAGTTAATTATGAACATGTACCAGTCGATTATATATTAAAACATAACGACTTGCTGTCCAATACTGTTCACCGACATGAAGTGCCTGTTACTGATCAATCTATTAGCATAGTGCACATGGACGAAGACATAGTGGTTATAAACAAACCAGCTTCAATACCGGTTCATCCATGTGGACGGTATCGCCATAAtactgttgtttttattttggctAAAGAATTCAACTTGAAGAACTTGCGCACAATTCATCGTTTGGATCGGCTTACATCTGGTTTATTGCTCTTCGGTCGCACACCCAAAAAAGCGCGTTTATTGGAACAACAGATTCGAAATAGGGACGTGGAAAAGGAGTACGTATGTCGAGTCGATGGAAACTTCCCTGATGGTGTCGTCGAATGTAAGGAACCCATTGAGGTAGTCAGTTATAAGATAGGTGTTTGCAAAGTTTCGTTAAAGGGTAAAGAATGCTCCacaacatttgaaaaaattggttacAATGGCACAACAAGTGTACTATTATGCAAACCTTTAACTGGGCGAATGCATCAAATACGTgtacatttacaatatttagGATATCCCATTGTAAATGATCCGTTATATAATCACGAAGTATTTGGGCCGCTCAAAGGTCGTGGCGGAGATATTGGTGGTAGAACCGATGAGGAACTGGTAAAAGACTTGATCCACGTGCATAATGCTGAAAATTGGTTGGGCATCGATGGAGATTTCGGGAGCGAAGGATTAAATTTGCCAAAACAAGATTTTATAGCAAATGGCTCTACCGTGCCTGAGACTACAACCAATACAGATCTGCCAGCTGCTGACGTGATTAATACAAATACTAATTTGGCAGAGCAAAATAACGAAGGGCATCCCAATAAAGTGACAGTTGGAACGCAAACGGGGCATGATCCTCCTGATTTTGCGTATAATAAAGCCAAGCTAAGTGTTGATAAAGATTGTTATGAGTGTAAAGTACGCTTCAAGGATCCCAAACCGAAGGATTTAATTATGTATTTGCACGCATGGAAGTATAGAGGTCCTGGTTGGCAATATGAGACGCAGCTACCCGACTGGGCAGGCTCAGATTGGAAGGAAACCACAGAATAG